From a single Bryobacter aggregatus MPL3 genomic region:
- a CDS encoding ABC transporter permease encodes MFHRWLRRKDPIREELAFHLEELKREFREAGDSEVEAARKARLALGQDGAIEDQVQDTHAFHRMGMIVRHMRFALRSYRRNGDAYLYATGILALGIGLSVAMFSLVHAVVLNPLPFPQQENVHLLWKRDSQANTPAVGELAVPELEDLRATIPQIAHVALIPAALYGNGRVLQVGRQEPVQIESCPATADLFRVLGVAPMLGRNFETADEATNASPVVILSHGVWRNQFGARRDVIGQTIQLNGLGHQIIGVMGADVDFPRGAGLWVPLRQNTDRSLIWLQAVVRVQPGVTRGELQNAAERTVQLQYRDHPEIYSQTQHAVVTPLADFLTGSSKSQLLISLLASLLLLVSAAVSAGNLFLSRALVRRREVATRISIGASPAQILLQFGVEGLVAASVATLIGSMLATAMIRLLIHWAPADIPRIETAGLDGTAVTFAATTALLATIACSVGPALLLRRKNLDQLLRDGGARTAGSRSGAQMQNGFVFLQAALTVAILGVGLLLSLSYRAMQRTETGFAHRDTLTMNLALRGQRVNAESRRRFYRDLLDHLRARPEVTSAAAVLLRPLEGAVGWDTQYSFEYEAGSRDPHLITTANFEAITPHYFETVGTPFLSGRDFNDHDTESAEKVVIISRSLAQKVRASGREPLGQKMRSFGAWRKVVGVVADARYRGVVQSNDDIYVPDQQVTAPTNYLVLRGTVPTAELLQLVRNTLRQIDPTQAIAGEATMEELLERNTARSRFNASLLMIFSLGAVLLAGAGIHSVMRESLAVRRKEIAVRLAVGAGRGRLVAQTTRNALLWVLSGEIAGLVVAISVATAASDLLYRVSPTDPAVLASVLSFIFLVAVFSSFVPAWISASQDPRASLHAD; translated from the coding sequence ATGTTTCACCGTTGGCTCAGGCGCAAAGACCCGATTCGCGAGGAACTCGCCTTCCACTTGGAAGAACTGAAGCGCGAGTTCCGCGAGGCGGGGGACAGCGAGGTGGAGGCCGCCCGTAAGGCGAGGCTCGCTCTCGGCCAGGACGGTGCGATTGAAGACCAGGTGCAGGACACGCACGCGTTCCACCGGATGGGCATGATTGTCCGGCATATGCGCTTCGCGTTGCGATCCTACCGGCGCAACGGCGATGCCTATCTCTATGCCACTGGCATTCTTGCGCTCGGCATCGGGCTGAGCGTCGCGATGTTCTCGCTGGTGCACGCCGTTGTGTTGAATCCGCTTCCTTTCCCGCAGCAGGAGAATGTTCATCTACTCTGGAAGCGCGACAGCCAGGCGAACACACCCGCCGTTGGCGAACTGGCCGTTCCGGAGCTAGAGGATCTGCGCGCGACGATTCCGCAGATCGCCCATGTTGCGCTGATTCCTGCCGCGCTATACGGCAATGGCCGTGTGCTGCAGGTGGGGCGCCAGGAACCGGTACAAATCGAGTCTTGCCCGGCAACAGCAGACCTCTTCCGGGTGCTTGGCGTTGCGCCGATGCTGGGCCGCAACTTTGAGACCGCCGATGAAGCTACCAACGCGAGCCCAGTGGTGATCTTGTCGCATGGAGTGTGGCGGAATCAGTTTGGAGCTCGCCGCGATGTGATCGGACAAACGATCCAGTTGAATGGACTGGGGCACCAGATCATCGGCGTGATGGGCGCCGATGTCGACTTTCCACGCGGCGCCGGTCTGTGGGTGCCCTTGCGCCAGAACACGGACCGCAGCCTCATCTGGTTGCAGGCCGTTGTGCGCGTGCAGCCGGGAGTCACCAGAGGCGAGTTACAGAATGCTGCCGAACGCACCGTACAGTTGCAGTATCGCGATCACCCGGAGATCTATTCCCAAACGCAACATGCCGTCGTCACGCCTCTTGCTGATTTCCTGACCGGCTCATCGAAGTCGCAACTGCTCATCTCGTTGCTCGCCTCGCTGTTGTTGCTGGTTTCAGCAGCAGTCAGCGCGGGCAACTTATTCCTGTCGCGAGCGCTGGTCAGACGGCGTGAAGTCGCGACACGCATTTCGATTGGCGCGTCTCCGGCGCAGATCCTGCTGCAGTTTGGGGTGGAGGGCCTGGTTGCCGCCTCGGTCGCGACTCTCATCGGATCGATGCTGGCTACCGCGATGATCCGCTTGCTCATCCATTGGGCTCCCGCCGACATCCCGCGCATCGAAACAGCGGGACTGGACGGGACAGCTGTCACCTTTGCCGCCACCACCGCGCTACTGGCAACCATCGCCTGCAGCGTTGGCCCGGCCTTGCTGCTGCGGAGAAAGAATCTCGATCAGCTCCTGCGCGATGGCGGAGCACGGACCGCGGGCTCGCGCAGCGGCGCGCAGATGCAGAACGGATTCGTCTTTCTACAAGCCGCGCTCACCGTCGCGATCCTGGGAGTGGGTTTGTTGCTTTCGCTCAGCTACCGCGCGATGCAGCGCACCGAGACGGGCTTCGCCCATCGCGATACCCTCACCATGAATCTGGCGCTGCGCGGCCAACGCGTGAACGCAGAGTCGCGCCGCCGCTTCTATCGCGATCTACTGGACCACCTGCGAGCCCGCCCCGAAGTCACTAGCGCTGCAGCGGTGCTACTGCGTCCGCTCGAAGGCGCGGTGGGCTGGGACACCCAATACAGCTTCGAATATGAAGCCGGAAGCAGGGACCCACATTTGATTACCACCGCCAACTTTGAGGCGATCACTCCGCACTACTTTGAGACGGTCGGCACTCCGTTCTTGAGCGGCCGCGACTTCAATGATCACGATACGGAGAGCGCCGAGAAGGTAGTGATCATCAGCCGCTCACTGGCCCAGAAGGTGCGCGCCAGTGGCCGGGAGCCGTTGGGCCAGAAGATGCGCAGCTTTGGCGCTTGGCGCAAGGTGGTGGGTGTGGTCGCCGATGCCCGCTATCGCGGCGTCGTGCAATCCAACGACGACATCTATGTTCCCGACCAACAGGTAACAGCACCCACCAACTATCTGGTGCTGCGCGGCACCGTGCCCACCGCAGAACTGCTGCAACTGGTGAGAAACACGCTGCGCCAGATCGACCCCACACAAGCCATCGCAGGCGAGGCGACGATGGAGGAACTGCTCGAGCGCAATACCGCGCGGAGCCGCTTCAATGCGTCGCTGCTGATGATCTTCTCGCTGGGCGCTGTACTGCTGGCCGGCGCAGGCATTCATAGCGTGATGCGCGAATCGCTCGCGGTGCGGCGCAAGGAGATCGCTGTTCGCCTTGCGGTGGGCGCGGGACGCGGGCGGCTCGTCGCACAGACAACGCGCAACGCGTTGCTGTGGGTGCTGTCTGGAGAGATCGCAGGACTGGTTGTTGCAATCTCCGTCGCGACGGCCGCCTCCGATCTCCTCTACCGGGTCTCGCCGACAGACCCCGCCGTGCTGGCAAGTGTGTTGAGCTTCATCTTCCTGGTGGCGGTCTTCTCCTCGTTTGTGCCGGCCTGGATCTCTGCGAGCCAGGACCCGCGCGCCAGCCTGCACGCGGACTAG
- a CDS encoding SRPBCC family protein, producing MPELPYSLSRRIVIRATPETVFRFFTDSTRWAKWWGSGSTIDPRPGGKVYIRHGNGIESLGEVLELEEGRRIVFTYGFVSGHPIPPGSSRVTIELTPDVDGTRLELLHELAEAGPRDQHVQGWRFQLSLFSNAVADEAYANAASVVDAWFAAWRIADDSAREAAFRQIAAEEVRFADRYSALDGIADLVAHSGAALRFMPGVALERKGPVSQCQGLVLASWAAVGTDQTKMPSGTNVFLFRPDGKILAVTGLAN from the coding sequence ATGCCTGAACTGCCGTACTCTCTTTCGCGAAGGATTGTCATTCGGGCTACACCCGAGACCGTTTTTCGCTTCTTTACCGACAGCACGCGCTGGGCAAAATGGTGGGGCAGCGGATCGACCATCGATCCCAGGCCCGGCGGCAAAGTCTACATCCGCCATGGGAATGGAATCGAATCGCTCGGTGAAGTTTTGGAGTTGGAAGAGGGGCGGCGCATCGTCTTCACCTATGGTTTCGTGAGCGGCCATCCCATTCCGCCTGGCAGTTCCCGGGTGACGATCGAACTCACGCCGGACGTGGATGGAACCAGGCTGGAACTCTTGCATGAGCTTGCAGAAGCCGGTCCGCGCGACCAGCATGTGCAAGGCTGGCGCTTCCAGCTCTCCCTGTTTAGCAATGCCGTCGCCGACGAGGCCTACGCGAATGCGGCAAGCGTGGTGGACGCCTGGTTCGCCGCCTGGAGGATTGCGGATGATTCAGCCCGGGAAGCGGCCTTCCGGCAAATTGCCGCTGAAGAAGTCCGCTTTGCAGACCGCTATAGTGCGCTCGACGGCATCGCCGATCTGGTCGCACATTCAGGAGCTGCGTTGCGCTTCATGCCAGGCGTTGCTCTGGAGCGTAAGGGGCCTGTCTCGCAGTGCCAGGGGCTGGTGCTGGCCTCTTGGGCTGCTGTTGGCACCGATCAAACGAAAATGCCATCCGGGACGAATGTGTTTCTCTTCCGTCCGGATGGCAAGATTCTTGCGGTGACAGGCTTGGCGAACTAG
- a CDS encoding ArsR/SmtB family transcription factor, with protein sequence MEPSVLRAIASPRRREILRMVWDEDKSAGSIHQAMPDVSFGAISLQLRSLLQAGLVEVRTEHRNRYYRARREALGAAAGILEQMWDDALWSLKVAAELEATRRGPKQTVRSYA encoded by the coding sequence ATGGAACCGAGTGTCCTCCGTGCGATCGCTTCTCCCCGCCGCCGGGAAATTCTGCGCATGGTCTGGGACGAGGACAAGAGCGCCGGATCCATCCACCAGGCGATGCCCGATGTCAGCTTCGGAGCGATTTCGTTGCAGCTTCGCAGCCTCTTGCAGGCCGGGCTGGTCGAGGTGCGTACGGAGCATCGCAATCGCTACTACCGTGCACGGCGGGAAGCGCTCGGCGCGGCGGCCGGCATTCTCGAGCAGATGTGGGACGATGCGCTCTGGAGTCTGAAGGTGGCCGCGGAGTTGGAGGCGACGCGCCGCGGACCCAAGCAAACTGTGAGGTCTTATGCCTGA
- a CDS encoding S46 family peptidase produces MKNRLFAVLCGVFATQALADNGIWLFNEFPREAVKSRYGFEVTDAFLKKLQTGSVRFNNGGSGSFVSADGLVFTNHHVGADCIQKISSKEHDYMKNGFFAKSRGEEQACPDLELNVLLKIENVTEKVKSAVPAGKDAAAANALRRAEMSAIEKACSTSTGHRCNVVTLFSGGQYHLYEYQKYTDIRLVFAPEKDIAFFGGDADNFTYPRYDLDIAFFRVYENGKPLRPIAYFPFSKEGVKNGELAFVSGNPGSTGRLLTYAEMEFQRDVQLKLTLERIRSLIAVLKDYSKRGPEEARVALEEIFGEENSLKAFTGFMSGLTNPSFMAKKKAEEDAMRAAIAKDPEKEKLYGSAWTEIEKINADFARFYQNYVLFETTPTRDSVLMTIGRRVYRYANEKAKPNGERLREYSDAGLESLEQEMYSTAPISPSLEEAVIAEYLRFALAKLGPENPTLKEILGGKSPEAVAKEAVATTKLLDVAERKRIANSRTVANTEPDGILRIIRALEPEARRYRQMYEDRVMARQAIESARIAQAQYALGGNVYPDATFTLRLSFGTVKGYRNAKGEAVNWSTDFAGLYKHATGQDPFALPQRWLEAKKSLALKTPFNFVTTADTHGGNSGSPTLNTKGEVIGILFDGNIEGLPNRYLYTDEQARSVHVASQGILEALRKVYRAQTLLEELERR; encoded by the coding sequence ATGAAAAATAGGCTTTTTGCGGTTTTGTGTGGCGTATTTGCCACACAGGCGCTTGCTGACAATGGCATCTGGCTATTCAACGAATTTCCGCGTGAGGCGGTGAAGTCCAGATATGGGTTTGAGGTGACGGATGCTTTTCTCAAAAAGCTGCAGACGGGGAGTGTCCGTTTCAATAACGGCGGCTCGGGAAGCTTTGTGAGTGCGGACGGGCTTGTATTTACAAATCATCATGTGGGCGCCGACTGCATCCAGAAAATCTCGTCAAAAGAGCACGATTATATGAAGAACGGTTTCTTCGCAAAATCGCGTGGTGAGGAGCAGGCGTGTCCGGATCTCGAATTGAATGTCCTGCTGAAGATCGAGAACGTTACGGAGAAGGTGAAGAGCGCCGTGCCGGCTGGCAAGGATGCCGCTGCCGCCAATGCGCTGCGCCGGGCCGAGATGAGCGCGATCGAGAAAGCGTGTTCGACCAGTACGGGGCATCGCTGCAATGTGGTGACGCTGTTTAGCGGCGGCCAATATCATCTGTACGAGTATCAGAAGTACACCGACATTCGGCTCGTGTTTGCGCCAGAGAAAGATATTGCCTTTTTCGGTGGCGATGCCGACAACTTTACCTATCCTCGCTATGACCTGGATATTGCGTTCTTCCGCGTCTATGAGAATGGCAAGCCGCTGCGGCCGATCGCTTATTTTCCTTTTTCGAAAGAAGGGGTGAAGAACGGCGAACTCGCGTTTGTATCGGGGAATCCAGGCTCGACGGGCCGACTGCTGACCTATGCGGAGATGGAGTTCCAGCGGGATGTTCAGTTGAAGCTGACGCTGGAGCGGATCCGGTCGTTGATCGCCGTGTTGAAGGACTACTCGAAGCGCGGTCCGGAAGAGGCTCGGGTGGCGCTGGAGGAGATTTTCGGCGAAGAGAATAGTCTGAAGGCCTTCACCGGATTCATGAGTGGGCTGACGAATCCGAGCTTTATGGCGAAGAAGAAAGCGGAAGAAGATGCGATGCGGGCGGCGATTGCGAAGGATCCGGAGAAGGAGAAGCTATACGGCAGCGCCTGGACCGAGATTGAGAAGATCAATGCGGACTTTGCCCGCTTCTATCAGAATTACGTTTTGTTTGAGACCACGCCGACGCGTGACAGCGTGCTGATGACGATTGGCCGCCGGGTCTATCGCTATGCAAATGAGAAGGCGAAGCCGAATGGGGAACGGCTGCGGGAGTACAGCGATGCGGGGCTGGAGAGTCTGGAACAGGAGATGTACAGCACGGCGCCGATCTCGCCCAGTCTGGAAGAGGCGGTGATTGCGGAGTATCTGCGTTTTGCCCTTGCGAAGCTGGGGCCGGAGAACCCGACTCTGAAGGAGATTCTCGGTGGCAAGTCTCCGGAAGCTGTGGCGAAGGAGGCGGTGGCGACGACGAAACTGCTGGATGTTGCAGAGCGGAAGCGGATTGCCAATTCTCGTACAGTGGCGAACACCGAGCCTGATGGGATTCTGCGAATCATCCGGGCTCTGGAGCCAGAGGCGCGGCGTTACCGCCAGATGTATGAAGACCGGGTGATGGCGCGGCAGGCAATTGAGAGTGCGCGGATTGCACAGGCGCAGTATGCGCTGGGCGGGAACGTGTATCCCGATGCGACCTTCACGCTGCGGCTGAGCTTTGGAACGGTGAAGGGATACCGGAATGCGAAGGGGGAGGCTGTTAATTGGTCGACGGACTTTGCGGGGCTGTACAAGCATGCGACCGGCCAGGATCCCTTTGCTTTGCCCCAGCGCTGGCTGGAGGCAAAGAAATCGCTTGCGCTGAAGACGCCCTTCAACTTTGTGACTACGGCGGATACGCATGGCGGCAATAGCGGGAGTCCGACGCTGAATACGAAGGGCGAGGTGATCGGGATTCTATTTGACGGCAACATTGAAGGCTTGCCGAATCGCTACCTCTATACGGACGAGCAGGCTCGGAGCGTCCATGTTGCGAGTCAGGGGATTCTGGAGGCGCTGCGCAAGGTGTATCGGGCGCAAACGCTGCTAGAGGAGTTGGAGCGGCGCTAA
- a CDS encoding PadR family transcriptional regulator — translation MADQQAELLQGTLNMMILQVLLRQKANGYEIAKRIEDRSSETLLVDHGSLYPALRRLEANGWISADWEISPTNRRARYYSLTPAGKKQIEIERNRWRASVLAVTRVMRSV, via the coding sequence ATGGCAGACCAACAGGCCGAGCTTCTGCAAGGCACGCTCAACATGATGATCCTTCAGGTGCTGCTGCGCCAGAAGGCGAATGGCTATGAGATCGCAAAGAGGATCGAGGATCGCTCTTCTGAAACCTTGCTGGTGGATCATGGATCGCTCTACCCCGCCCTGCGGCGTCTGGAAGCCAATGGCTGGATCAGCGCGGACTGGGAGATCTCGCCTACTAACCGCAGAGCTCGCTACTACTCTCTAACGCCTGCAGGCAAGAAGCAGATCGAGATCGAGCGGAACCGCTGGCGCGCTTCCGTGTTGGCCGTCACTCGCGTGATGAGGAGCGTCTAG
- a CDS encoding ABC transporter permease, whose product MSFLTSNFIQSFRRMRRAPLFTAVTLLTLAIGIGANTAIFSILNTVLIRPLPYPQPDALVGVFQTAPGVQIEELNASPATYFTYREEGRSFEDIGMWSGSSSSITGTGEPEQVDGLLVTDATLPLLRARPALGRLFSRVDDQPGSPHTMMLSYGYFQRRFGGDPKIIGQKLVVDGNLKEIIGVLPEQFRFLNRRFEIIELFQWDRSKVFVGNFSYRAIARLKPGVTIQQANADVMRMIAMLPQKFKLAPGISKGMLEESKMGPRVQPLKAEVIGDAAKTLWLLMVTVGIVLLIACANVANLLLVKADGRQQELAVRAALGASRMTLTREMLTETLTLAALGGLLGVGVASAAIQLLIWLAPANLPRLGELSIDATVLGFAAAITLLAGVSLGLAPVLKYAGPQLQTALRAGNRNVSDGRQRHRTRNTLVVVQVTMAMVLLLVSGLLIRSSIAMHQVHPGFTLPEQILTLRLFIPEAQVKDPHAAAAMERAIVAKLSEIPGVTTVGMTTGVTMDGNTSSDPLYAEDKPIEPNKFPPLRRHKNIGPGYFAAMGNSLVAGRDVTWTDIFETRPVAIVSQNLALEMWGSPQAALGKRVKETSTGIWREVVGVAGIERQDGPDQAAPKIVYWPLLKRDFWGHAIEIDRSMIYVIRSQRTGTSAFTREVQQAIWSVNPQLPIANLRTVKEIYNRALSRTTFTLLLLSISAGMALLLGIIGIYGVISYSIAQRTREIGIRMALGAPAELVRRMFLNHGVLLAAIGVACGFAITIPLTQYMTSFLFEVSPIDPLTYALVPAFLLTAAALAAYLPARRASRIAPVEALRGD is encoded by the coding sequence AGACGCGCTGGTCGGTGTGTTTCAGACGGCGCCGGGAGTGCAAATTGAAGAACTCAATGCCTCTCCCGCCACCTACTTTACCTATCGTGAAGAGGGCCGCTCTTTTGAAGACATTGGCATGTGGTCGGGCTCCTCCTCGAGCATCACAGGCACCGGAGAGCCCGAACAGGTGGACGGTTTGCTGGTGACCGATGCAACACTCCCATTGCTGCGGGCGCGCCCCGCGCTGGGCCGGCTCTTCTCCCGTGTCGATGACCAGCCGGGCAGCCCTCATACCATGATGCTGTCCTATGGCTATTTCCAGCGCCGCTTTGGAGGGGATCCCAAAATTATCGGCCAGAAACTGGTGGTGGATGGAAACCTGAAAGAGATCATCGGCGTGTTGCCCGAGCAGTTTCGATTTCTGAACCGGCGCTTCGAGATCATTGAGTTGTTCCAGTGGGATCGGAGCAAGGTCTTTGTCGGCAACTTTTCTTATCGGGCGATTGCGCGGCTCAAGCCCGGCGTCACGATCCAACAGGCCAACGCCGACGTCATGCGCATGATTGCGATGCTGCCACAGAAGTTTAAGCTCGCACCGGGCATCTCGAAAGGGATGCTCGAAGAATCGAAAATGGGTCCGCGCGTGCAGCCCCTCAAGGCCGAAGTGATCGGCGACGCAGCAAAGACGCTCTGGCTATTGATGGTGACTGTAGGGATCGTGCTTCTCATTGCCTGTGCGAATGTCGCGAATCTTCTGCTGGTGAAGGCAGATGGCCGGCAACAGGAACTGGCCGTGCGCGCGGCGCTGGGCGCCAGCCGCATGACGCTCACCCGCGAGATGTTAACCGAGACACTGACGCTTGCCGCGCTCGGCGGCTTGTTGGGCGTCGGAGTGGCCAGCGCGGCGATTCAGCTCTTGATCTGGCTTGCCCCCGCGAATCTCCCACGGCTCGGCGAACTCTCGATCGATGCGACAGTCCTTGGCTTTGCTGCCGCCATCACGCTCCTGGCGGGAGTGAGCTTGGGCCTTGCGCCGGTTTTGAAGTATGCCGGGCCGCAATTGCAAACCGCCTTGCGCGCGGGCAACCGCAACGTGAGCGACGGACGGCAACGGCATCGTACACGCAACACGCTGGTGGTGGTGCAAGTGACCATGGCGATGGTGCTGCTGTTGGTCTCTGGACTGCTCATCCGAAGCTCGATAGCCATGCATCAGGTGCATCCCGGCTTCACGCTTCCCGAACAGATTCTGACGCTCCGGCTCTTCATTCCGGAAGCGCAGGTCAAGGACCCTCACGCTGCCGCGGCAATGGAAAGAGCGATCGTCGCCAAGCTGTCTGAGATCCCTGGCGTGACCACGGTTGGGATGACGACCGGAGTCACCATGGACGGCAACACCTCTTCGGACCCTCTCTATGCCGAAGACAAGCCCATCGAGCCGAACAAGTTCCCTCCGCTTCGCCGCCACAAAAACATAGGGCCGGGATACTTTGCGGCCATGGGGAATTCGCTTGTCGCCGGCCGCGATGTGACCTGGACCGACATCTTCGAAACACGGCCAGTGGCGATCGTCTCGCAGAATCTGGCCCTCGAGATGTGGGGCAGCCCACAGGCTGCATTGGGAAAAAGAGTGAAGGAAACCTCCACCGGCATCTGGCGCGAGGTTGTCGGCGTGGCTGGCATAGAACGTCAGGATGGCCCGGATCAAGCAGCACCCAAGATTGTGTACTGGCCACTGCTGAAGCGCGATTTCTGGGGCCATGCGATCGAGATCGACCGCAGCATGATCTATGTGATCCGAAGCCAGCGCACCGGCACTTCCGCTTTCACCCGAGAGGTGCAGCAAGCGATCTGGTCTGTGAATCCACAACTGCCCATCGCGAACCTGCGCACCGTGAAGGAGATCTACAACCGCGCCTTGTCGCGCACCACCTTCACGCTGCTGTTGTTGTCGATCTCGGCAGGCATGGCGCTGCTGCTCGGCATCATTGGCATCTATGGCGTGATCTCTTATTCGATCGCGCAGCGGACTCGGGAGATCGGCATCCGAATGGCACTGGGCGCGCCCGCCGAACTGGTTCGCCGCATGTTCCTCAATCATGGCGTGCTGCTGGCGGCCATCGGAGTGGCTTGCGGCTTTGCGATCACCATTCCACTGACGCAGTACATGACCAGCTTCCTGTTTGAGGTGAGTCCGATCGATCCTCTCACCTATGCGCTGGTGCCGGCTTTCCTGCTGACAGCCGCGGCGCTTGCCGCTTATCTCCCCGCAAGACGGGCCTCGCGCATTGCTCCGGTGGAGGCGCTGCGCGGCGACTGA
- a CDS encoding DUF192 domain-containing protein produces the protein MSSSEKRLRVTNRRSGGTLTTHAGIANTSELRRRGLLQHSSLEEGDGLWIAPCEAVHSFGMKFPIDVLYLNKQKKVLKIRANMVKSRLSFCLRAHSVLELPTGMAAKTGTVVGDELDFEKI, from the coding sequence ATGTCCTCTAGCGAGAAGCGCCTCCGGGTGACCAACCGCAGATCCGGAGGCACCCTCACCACCCATGCCGGCATTGCCAACACCAGCGAACTGCGGCGTCGCGGCCTGTTGCAGCACTCCTCACTTGAAGAAGGCGACGGACTTTGGATTGCTCCTTGCGAAGCGGTACACAGTTTTGGCATGAAATTCCCGATAGATGTCTTGTACTTGAACAAGCAAAAGAAAGTCCTGAAAATCCGGGCCAATATGGTGAAGAGCCGGCTCAGCTTCTGCCTCCGTGCGCACAGCGTATTGGAGTTGCCCACTGGCATGGCCGCCAAAACCGGCACCGTGGTGGGCGACGAACTGGATTTCGAAAAGATATGA